The genome window AAGTCcccagtctttctcagggccaacacagagagttATACACAGATAAACAACCAATCGCACTCATATTTACACCTGTGGACAATTAGgagtcaccaatgaacctaacTCCATACATGAAGGCTTCTGCTGGCCGCATTACTTATAGGTATCACAGTGGGGTTTAAACAACTAATCAAACGACAGCAGATTCAGGAAAAACCCAGTAGACCGGTTTAAACAggactgtgtgtctgtcttgtcCCCATTGTATCCTGGTCATGACTAAAGAGACAACACATGCTGACACAAAGCATTTTATGTAAGTCATTACAGAGTTTAAAAGCTGCTGCTCTGGATGCTGTACAGGCAGCACGAGCGAGTGTCTCATGTTTGTGAGACACTTGGCAGATTCCTGAGTTGTTCCTGCAGAAACATTAGTGTCCAGATAGTCTCTGAAATGAAGCCAGCGAGGAAGTTTATGTTACTCCAGTTGGTGTCAACCTGCTTTAATGGACAGTAACACTGTCAGATTGAGTTTGAGTCATGTCACTTAATCCTTTAACATCCCGGACTGTGATGCTAAGCGACACcttaatttaatcattttgaaatccagacacactaacacataTATAATACTTTTGAGATTTGGGTTGTAATTTTgacataatttttaatgtttggttAATTGTTAGGGTAATTAAGAACACTGATGCTTTGGGTAGCACTTCAGCATCACAGCCACTGTGCAAGGTCAAGGGTTGGCCAACTGTGGCATGCGGAGTTTGCATGGTCGGTCCTTTGCGGCTACCCTGGATAGTGGTTTccctcagtccaaagacatgcagttagttttattggtgactctaaattggccGTAGGTGTGAGTGGGTGTGGCCCTATGATAGTCTGGCAAACTCTTTCACACAGTGACAGCAACCATTAGCCACTTAGCAGAGTAAGGGTCCATCTTCAGGGGTGCCAGATAATGGGTGGATAGAAGACGGATAATATTGGATATTTAAGATTTCATAAAGGTATATTTGCCTCCATTAGACAGTGAAGAGAGGACAGGTAGCATGATGGGAAGTAACCATccatgaattattattattcaagcTATATCTAAGGTAAAACCTGAAATGAGGTGCAGCCCTGGCTATAGCAGAACGTTCTGTATTAAATTGTAATCAATGAAATGAAAGCTATtcaaaaagagcagaaagtcTTTTACAGACATCATGTCCCTGGAGCTATTCAACAATTTTATCTACAAACTGTTTCAGAAATGAACGAGACCTGTCCTACAGAATGGCATCCAGCCATTGAACACAATAATATAAAGATTCAAAACAACAGCAAGCACACAAAACTGGTTATGGCTATGCATTTTAAGGTAATCGAAACAAGCATTTTATATATTGGGGGAATCTCTCTACAAGTACTGTAACTTCAGATATTTAGGGTGTCTCCTTTTCTTTGACCAAGAGAGAAGGATGCTCCCTGCTGGACGTTGCTTGTAATaacagcaaaacacattttccaacaaaaaaacaaaaggaatttATCtcttgtaaaaatataaaaatactacaGAAGTCAAAAACTACACcataaaagcaaaacagtaCGAGTCTTTGAAAAGGACCAATTATTGGAGAAGCATATGTTATATAACCCTTTAGAGTCTGCACCCGAGCCTGGAAACTGCTGCTCCCACTCATTCCATTTATAGTAATTTAATCGAGAGAGTCACTGTTCTCATttactcattttttatttctatatatttttagtCTACAAGCATATAGAAAATGTGGTTCGACATGTACTCATGGCAGTTTTACTGGATAGAATTACACTTGCTTATAACTTTTTGGCCAAgggaaaagtttttttcttattaaatgtTGGAAACCTGGTTGTTACCAAATATTATGCCTGCATCTACTACAGAGTAAGCCGTTATTTAAGGCTGTCATTCAACCGTAGAAGAGCTGAAAGGTCatgggaagaaaacaaaactgtaaattcCAGAAATTtctctttcttaaaaaaaaaaaatacaaaatgcttaTCACTCTGTTAAACCACCAGGAAAGTGTTTAATCTATGTTTAATAGGATGTTTATGACAACTGCACGGTGCATATtccagaaaataaagaaattatgtttattattattaatttgcatttgtcaGTAAATCAGCAAACGGTATCTATGCCTTTCAAAGTACAAAATGATGGTTCTCAAAATCAATATCTTGTTTTGGAATCACTTTAACGTGTTTTTCACTCCTTATGAACCTGTAACACAATAATGTAAAGTTACAGGTAATATTTTTTCCCACTAAACACAATTCTCTTCTTCCTGTAGCTTTCCTTCTGCTTCCTCTTCAGCCACCTGAGGCGAGCTCTGTCCGTTCTGTCCTGGCTCGCTGACAGGAATGTCTTGTCATGAAAAATCTCCTTCAGTTTACCCAAGAAGAACACCTCCAATTTTTGACCAGCTTGGGCCACCTCTGAGTCTGGCTGCATAgcaaagggaggaaaaaaaaaacacaaaaattaaaaacaatttctttagTGTAAGCCTGTATTTATCCAGGGACAGTTGCCTTACAGGTGTATGGCAGCCTGACTCCTATATTATAAAATCCAAATTGGAAAAGCATTGCTGAAATCATATCTGGGCCTTGCTGTTACATAAGGAACTGCAGATATAATTCAGATACACCAGAAATTAGGTTCAACTCAGATTCCAAATCACTTTGACAAACTTACATAATTGAACGTGGCACAGTTCTTGAGCATCAGCAGGACGTCATCTACAAACTGTTCCGCAGTGAAATAGTGCAAAGTGTTGCTCTTGTCCAATTTCCTGCGGATCACTGACAGGTCGATGGGCCTCTTGATGATCTGGTAGTAGTTTCGGGCCTGGAGCACATTCACAGAGATTAGATCAGTGTGGGAGAGTAGTAAAGTGATGTAATTGGTGTAATTGGTGTAATTTATggtgtaattttaaattaaatattatgtttgttttgacaCAAATGAAGAGGATGCAACTTGTAATAAGACTGTGAGTTAAGATGTGTCTAATaatttagttatgttttttttgtgatttgggTTCCTGGCACACTTTCAAAGTTTctaaacaatgacaaacataaTTAGCATGGATACAGAAACAAATCAGCAAATATTAAATGAGTTTAGACTCCAGAGGGATCGTCAATTTCTTGGTTTTGTTTCATTGATAATCAGTGTGACTGCGAGTGTGACTTATTTCATAAACATGTACAGGGGTTTAACCTGTTGGACTAACCAGAGGACTGACAGGTTCATGAAACGGAGCGCTCAGTGGGTAACAATACAACAGCAGAGCCAACTTCTCACACCTCTGtagaggaaaacacacaaaatctttAATGTGCACCTGCTACTCGTGGCACAATGGAAATTCATAACAGCACTTGTCAGAAGGACGGGTGCCATAGAAATCTACCTACGCCTCATATTGTTACTGTACCAAAAAGCTATTTGCAGTATTACTTTATACATCTTTGTTTCCTTATGAGTGCTAACAGTTGTACGGAAATTAAACTGCTGACCCTTTGGTCCTGGTCTGAGAGTGTATATGGAGCTTTCACTCTTCCACAGGACTGTGTGTTCTCATAGTCGTAGGTCTCAGTGGGGTCCTGGTCAGATCTGCACAGCGTACACACCCAGTCACCTCTGTAAGACACAACCTCCTTTATTGCATGATTTGGACTTTAAAATCACTCGTAAAACACTTTGGTTGAACTGAAACAGGGTATAACAAGCCTAGAATTTAGGTATTCATGAGACAAAATAAGCTGAAACAGATGTTTAGTGAGCCCTGCTTATAGGATATTTATCCCATTAGTTATTAAAAGTCTGATATTTTGTACTATATTATCATtgcataacaacaacaaaaccacaattgatttattttataaagtgtGGTGTCTGTGAACATGATGTAGCACAAGACTGTCTTACAAAACTTGTAAATATGTTCAatctgaatgaaaataaatcccTAACTTTACCTTTAAAATTTCATCTGTACCAATTTCTGATCCTACTATTACTATTGATAAAGGTTATATAATACTAATATACTATTTCAGATCTAAACTACAAAAAGCATGTGAATGCTTcagcgctgaaaggattttccaagcaaagctgaaaacgCGGAACAGTTTTTTGCGGAAATAGCTGAAGCGAATGTCTCTTCCGTATACACTGGTtaagcaaacttcaaagccactTAGCCAGTTTGAAACTTCCAAGTCAATTATGTGGCGTCATTGATGTGTCATCAACCACATCATTGATGGCGCCATCAAAGTTGAATGTTCtgaagtttgaacagtgtttctagctTAAAGTATGTCTAAGTACTAAGGTGTCAAAAAACGTACGGAAGATggaagtcataataataataataataataataataataataataataataatattaataataataataaagatgagGTTATAATTACTGTGAACGCTCCAGCATCCAACAAAAATAATATCTTGAACTTATTCCTATTCTTTCCGCCTTTATATTGTgaagtattttgtagtttaaCTTTTACAGGGCTCtaaaaaattattcatttgaAACAATGTAAAAAGGGACATATTCTTTGTTGGAACTTATGGATAATTAAATGCAACCTCTGCAAAACGTTTTGGATTCACTGACCTACATCACAGTGATGCACTGATTCTCCTCACAATTATTTGTGTACAGCTGATACAGACTGTGAATTTCTGTGGCCGTACAGTACTTACAGTGGGAAGCTGATGAGAGGGGGTATATGACAGTCTAAGTGGAAGACTTTAGGACAGTGGTCGCAGCACAGCAGATCTCCTCCATTTAGACAAACAGCACAGAAATCTTCACTTTCCAGCTCCTCGATCTCAGCTCCAGGTTCAGGCCGCTGGAGGGACGAGTCTCCCTCCTCCTGTGAGCAGCTCAGATCCCGTCTTTGATCTTCACTGTCGTCCATTTCAACTACATCCGCTTCCGATTTTAAGTCATCCTCCAGCTGCAGGTACTGATCCTGATCTGCTTCTGGTTCTGGGTCCAGTTCTATCACCAGGGTCTGGTCTGGGTCTGGgtctaaataaaatgtttcagaatCAGTTTTTCCATCGGGATCCCATTCATCGGATCCAGAATCAAACAGGATGTAAGGCTGATCTGGGTTTGATTCACAGTCAAAGCCTGAGTCCTGCTCTGGTTCTTCAGAGGCGGAGCTGTCAGGACAGTACGGTTCAATCCAGGATGTTGCCGTGGGTTCTGGTTGACTGAAATCTGATGACTCTGCAGGTTTAGACGAAGGTGAATCCTCTCTGATCTCCAAAATGTCTCCCACATTTTGACTGGACACTTTCTGTTAAAAGAAATCAGgacacagtaataaaaaaaaaaagtaaaataatcacATAGGGAGTGTCCCGAATTCTATTTCCACCTGATGAGGACGATCCAAACATATGATGTCATCATGGAGCTTGGTCTGTTTTAGACATGGCAGTCGCACGAGAGACACCACGGGCTGCAGAGATAGTAAGGACACAGACTGGAAGTTCAGACGCTCCAGGCTCACAACAGGAATACAGGAGGTACCCAGAATCCTCTGAGCCTCTGGGTGAATCCTGAGGAAATAAACGAAGGGCTGACTTCTTGAAAGCAGAACGATGTGTTTGTGTCCTATCACCAGaaactaaaacatgttttttattcaatGTGTAATTTTCACATTAGGACTATTATTGAAGATCATAGATCATTAATGAAGCAGTAGActgacattttaggaaatatgTTCTCTCAGAGAGAAGATATGTGCATTTAACACAGGGCTTTATGCTTGGAGAATGAATCTATCGTAACATAAAGGCTAGAGCTAAAGGGAAACAGCTACCCTGAGTTTGTCCAAATAAACAGCCAGCACCTCTAGAGTTTATTGACTATAGCTCCACACTTAATGGACGCCAAAGGCCAAGTGCTATCAGTCTTCTCATATAACACTCATACACTTAATAATCtgaatatttcagtgtttacaaCTATTTCCTTACTTCCATGTTGCCCCACTGTGTTGAAGGACAAGATCCACATGTAATTTCTTATTGTACCTTATTCTCTTCAGTAAAGCTGCTACACTTTTGTTGGCTTGTTGTTTTTGAGTGGATGCTGCTCTTGGTTTTCCATTGCATAGCTGGTTTGGCTCCTTTTCAACCCTACTGGGTCCAGTACTGCTGAGCTATTGATAAAACATATATTAGTCATTGTTGTCGCAATAATTATTAACTATTGTTGTAATAAGCCCCTCTTCAATCCTTAAAGCCACTGTCTGCCTCTTTATTACATGTTTAACTGTGAGTTTTGTCCTCTCTGCTGTGGTTGCCGGATCTGGACAAGTCTCAGATGACATGTCCTCCTGTGCCAGCTGTGCTATACACTTGACTACCTGTGGCAACAAGGTTGCACGCCTTTGGGCAAAGTTGCCATGGCATCGACGAGGCAGGTCTGCCATCTCCAGGAGATTGAGCCTCTTGGggtgaaaaaagagaagagaaaacactgaagaATCTCCTGTGAGCTCAGTGTTTGACGGCAAAATACAagaatcaaaacaaacacaaaaccaccaAAGAAGCAGCGGAAGAGGAAAGAGAATTGACATTTTTGGATTAAGCTTATTTATCTAAGAAAAGTCACATCTCTATAGGTCTAACAAAGAATTAAGGGAAAGACATTGTGTACTTCCTGATTAGTAACACATCAATACCATGCAGAAATCCATTTTAAGTAGTATCCTAATTGTACCTTACCTGAATGTAATGCCAGTAAAGAAATTTCAGCAATGAAAAACAAGATGTCTGCTCCAGAAAGCCAGGTGAATGTGTCCTCAGGTGGATGTGAGCCAAGAATGAGAAGGATGGCACTGTTCCATGTGTCCAGTATCAAGGGGGACACAGGTGATTTGATTGGTTGGGAGACGAATCAACCTCAGCCCCCTGACATTTCAGCACGGTTGACTGGGTCCGGGTACAAGCAAGTGTTTCTTATTAAATATGAACTGTGACACAGTGCTTTTATTTGAGTAATTGCATCCTGCTAACACTTTAAGCCCCCCTGCTTAATTTTATACAGGCAAATACAATGAAATAGATTAGGAACGCCGTGTGGAAGAGATGTATTTATGAACAACTCTTACTGCTCATGTGAACACAAAAAGAGATAATGAATGGCAATATACATTTGTGTGAATATTTATTAAATCcatatgaaaatgtataaaacaaattactttaaaaattcCCCTTTGAGCATTACTATTAGATTACTAACAATTATGCATTACTGTGTAGAAactattttgttgcatttagtTGTGGTTTACTGCATCATATGCACAGTATACCAGTACAGAAAACACCAATAATGTACAGTACTTCCATTTTACCACTGCATAATCAATTTTCCAGTCCTGATAAAGAATTCCTGGGACAAATAAGCACACTGTTTGTATAACATTAAGGACATACAGTGATGTACAGCACTGATTActgaataatatttttaaaaattccttaCATATGTCACGAAACTGAAAACCCCACCGGATCTGGAAATTCCTTGGCCTGAAGTTTGTCTTGTCGTCAAAGTCAAAGGCTGAAGATCTTAGAGTTCACTCCCTGTAATTCTGCCCAATGACAAGTTACAGGCTGGAACGTTGACTTAAGCTTTGAATAACGGATGTATGTAAATCAATTCAATTGTTCAATTTTACTATGTTCACTTTACTCTTGATTAACATCAGAAAGCCCGTTAAAGTGGGGTTTATATACACAGAAAGAGTGTACTTTgaaaggaccccccccccccccccccccattatttttaaaaagaatgataATTTTCAAATAGTTATAATGATCAAAGCTTCTGTTCATCAATGAGGAATCAACACAGATTAGGCTACTTAGTAGTTGTGTGAAAAGCAGTTAGGTCtataaaacatgacacaatTGTTGAAATATgctaaaactgttttaaacaaTCTTTAATCTTTTCAACGGACTAGTATTTGCCTGCATGTTAATCCACGTGTAAACCTACTATATTTACAAATACTATATTTGCAAAGAATATGTTTCAACCATTTTGACGTCAATATTGTATTAAAACCATCTCTTTTCGCTAACTCCTCTCGTCCATCACTGGGCGTCGCTGTGGATTTCTTTGCACCTTGCTGCCGGGAACCAAATCTCGCACAAAACCGCGTGACGTCCAAATCCCGTTCCTCTTTCAACTGGCCTCCAAGATGGTAGGTGTTGTCATGGTTCGCTGTCTGCAAAACTCATGTCGAATCTGTGCCCATCTTCAGTAGTTCGCGCAGAAAACTACCATCTGCTGTCGGTTTATTGTGTGCTCGCATGTAACGAGCAAATGTTGGATGTTATTATCGTGAAGTAGTGACATTATATGGATTTGTACTCTGTGATAGCGGGGCTCTCCTGGGCCCTCGGCTGTATCCCCTAATCACTGTTGAGTTTTATGGAGCACGCGTAACCGCAAAGGcgactaaaaataaaaatccaacttGAATGTTTAATCCtaaatgttttgtatgtttgttaaTAGCTACATTGCCGGTTAGTGGGATTGAATTAGCTTGAACGTCCGCTAGCTTACCGGGATGCTAGCCAGCGTGTGCGTAAGCCGGGGACGTTTGGCTGTGGTTAAACTTGTTTAAAGAGGAAACACGCTccacaaaaatgtttcttgGGGTAAAGTtatcatgtgtgtttgtaaagttTACAGGCTCCCGTGTTTGACTTCACTCCGAAGCAAACGCCGTTTGGCTAATTGAGCTAGCAAGCTAGGTTCGGTTAGAAGTGCAGACCAGTGCGCTTCTGGCA of Channa argus isolate prfri chromosome 23, Channa argus male v1.0, whole genome shotgun sequence contains these proteins:
- the LOC137108346 gene encoding transcription intermediary factor 1-alpha-like encodes the protein MADLPRRCHGNFAQRRATLLPQVVKCIAQLAQEDMSSETCPDPATTAERTKLTVKHLSSTGPSRVEKEPNQLCNGKPRAASTQKQQANKSVAALLKRIRIHPEAQRILGTSCIPVVSLERLNFQSVSLLSLQPVVSLVRLPCLKQTKLHDDIICLDRPHQKVSSQNVGDILEIREDSPSSKPAESSDFSQPEPTATSWIEPYCPDSSASEEPEQDSGFDCESNPDQPYILFDSGSDEWDPDGKTDSETFYLDPDPDQTLVIELDPEPEADQDQYLQLEDDLKSEADVVEMDDSEDQRRDLSCSQEEGDSSLQRPEPGAEIEELESEDFCAVCLNGGDLLCCDHCPKVFHLDCHIPPLISFPLGDWVCTLCRSDQDPTETYDYENTQSCGRVKAPYTLSDQDQRRCEKLALLLYCYPLSAPFHEPVSPLARNYYQIIKRPIDLSVIRRKLDKSNTLHYFTAEQFVDDVLLMLKNCATFNYPDSEVAQAGQKLEVFFLGKLKEIFHDKTFLSASQDRTDRARLRWLKRKQKESYRKKRIVFSGKKYYL